A section of the Castanea sativa cultivar Marrone di Chiusa Pesio chromosome 12, ASM4071231v1 genome encodes:
- the LOC142619522 gene encoding uncharacterized protein LOC142619522 isoform X1 gives MAEEGHKVNLNVYDLSQGLARQLSTSFLGKPIEGIWHTGVVVFGNEYYFGGGIQHAPAGSTPYGTPIRVVDLGVTHVPKDVFEMYLQEISPRYTAETYSLLTHNCNNFSNEVAQFLVGTTIPDYILQLPNEVMSSPMGALILPMIQNLETTLKVGAVPQVPQFRPAMAQPLQPVTTAKSEAPSKSEDPKTTKNAVPAAVNPAGEQQKSVVNGVVGDPLGNARSKVQEEISNEFAAIMATGSLRASEAAALATRRVMQRYGNTSSAMPQS, from the exons ATGGCCGAG GAGGGTCATAAGGTTAATTTGAATGTGTACGACCTAAGTCAAGGACTAGCCAGGCAGCTTTCAACGTCTTTTTTGGGGAAGCCTATTGAGGGTATATG GCACACAGGAGTCGTTGTTTTTGGTAATGAATATTACTTTGGAGGAGGCATTCAACATGCTCCTGCTGGATCGACACCATATGGTACTCCTATTCGGGTGGTAGATTTGGGAGTCACGCATGTCCCAAAGGATGTCTTTGAAATGTATCTGCAGGAAATTAGCCCTCGGTATACAGCTGAAACATATAGCTTGCTCACACACAATTGCAACAACTTCAGCAACGAGGTTGCTCAGTTTTTGGTGGGTACAACCATTCCAGACTACATTCTGCAGCTTCCTAATGAAGTTATGAGTAGTCCAATGGGCGCTCTTATAC TGCCCATGATACAAAATCTGGAGACAACATTGAAAGTTGGTGCTGTCCCTCAAGTTCCACAATTTAGACCTGCAATGGCCCAGCCTTTGCAACCCGTGACCACTGCAAAATCTGAAGCACCAAGCAAGTCTGAGGATCCAAAGACAACGAAAAATGCAGTCCCAGCTGCTGTCAATCCTGCAGGAGAACAACAGAAATCAGTAGTCAATGGGGTTGTAGGAGACCCTCTCGGGAATGCTCGGAGCAAGGTGCAGGAGGAGATCAGCAATGAATTTGCTGCAATCATGGCTACTGGGTCATTGCGTGCAAGTGAGGCTGCAGCTCTTGCAACAAGAAGAGTTATGCAGAGATATGGGAATACAAGTTCTGCAATGCCACAGAGttaa
- the LOC142621308 gene encoding putative vacuolar membrane protein YML018C — translation MKSQVWRWSLGLIYIVAVASIWIAASFVVQSVVDAGVSPFLITYICNSLFVVYIPLVEIGRFLEDTYGGLWFWKNKKSSVSQDLGDSDQVVLLGESDLGAKGNASTSSVLVEEGRVSQHIEGISHEAKFGSHELQGILPDQDKAIGNVNKQVDAKGRWTRTRVAKVSLLICPFWFLAQLTFNLSLKYTTVTSNTILSSASSLFTFLVSLAFLSEKFTWLKLISVLLCMVGTIIVSLGDSQTGLTVASNPLLGDILALASAALYAVYITLIRKKLLDDDGKSGQASMAQFLGFLGLFNLLIFLPVALILNFTKLEPFNLLTWEQFGLIIGKGLLDNVLSDYLWAKAILLTTTTVATAGLTIQVPLAAMVDSVMGNAPHLMDYLGALAVLIGFAGINIPSDAFSRSKEASVELENDTLIPSSDQGQVSSISQSAATIS, via the exons ATGAAAAGTCAAGTTTGGAGATGGAGTTTGGGTTTGATATACATTGTTGCTGTTGCCTCTATCTGGATAGCTGCTAGTTTCGTAGTTCAGTCTGTTGTAGATGCGGGTGTTTCACCGTTTCTTATCACCTACATTTGCAATTCATTGTTTGTGGTTTACATTCCCTTAGTTGAAATCGGGCGTTTTTTGGAGGATACTTATGGAGGTTTATGgttttggaaaaacaaaaagagtagCGTTTCTCAAGACTTGGGAGACTCAGATCAGGTTGTTCTTCTTGGGGAGAGTGATTTAGGTGCAAAAGGCAATGCTTCGACTTCATCTGTGCTTGTGGAAGAAGGGCGAGTCAGCCAGCATATAGAAGGTATTAGTCATGAAGCAAAATTTGGATCACATGAGCTTCAAGGGATTTTACCAGATCAGGATAAAGCCATTGGCAATGTTAATAAACAAGTTGATGCCAAAGGGCGTTGGACTCGCACTAGAGTGGCAAAAGTTAGCTTACTCATATGCCCATTTTGGTTTTTGGCACAACTCACATTTAATCTCTCATTGAAATATACTACAGTCACG TCAAATACCATCTTAAGCAGTGCATCCAGCCTTTTTACATTTTTGGTCTCTCTAGCATTCTTGTCTGAGAAGTTTACTTGGTTGAAGCTCATTAGCGTTCTTCTTTGTATGGTTGGAACAATAATTGTCAGCTTAGGGGACTCTCAAACTGGTTTAACTGTGGCTTCAAACCCCCTTCTTGGAGACATTCTTGCGCTTGCCTCAGCGGCATTATATGCTGTGTATATTACACTTATTCGCAAGAAGCTACTTGATGATGATGGAAAGAGTGGACAAGCCAGTATGGCACAGTTCCTTGGATTTCTAGGGCTTTTCAACCTCCTCATTTTCCTTCCTGTTGCCCTGATACTCAATTTCACAAAGCTAGAACCTTTTAATCTGCTTACCTGGGAGcaatttggtctaattattGGTAAAG GTTTGTTAGATAATGTGCTGAGTGATTATTTATGGGCCAAGGCCATTCTCTTGACAACCACAACAGTAGCAACAGCTGGTCTTACAATTCAGGTCCCATTAGCAGCTATGGTCGATTCAGTAATGGGCAATGCCCCTCATCTCATGGATTACCTTGGAGCTCTGGCCGTCTTGATTGGATTTGCTGGCATCAACATTCCTTCAGATGCTTTTAGCAGATCAAAAGAAGCCAGTGTTGAGTTAGAAAACGACACTCTCATTCCATCCAGTGATCAAGGTCAGGTGTCATCAATCAGTCAATCTGCAGCCACCATTTCATAG
- the LOC142619522 gene encoding uncharacterized protein LOC142619522 isoform X2 produces MYLQEISPRYTAETYSLLTHNCNNFSNEVAQFLVGTTIPDYILQLPNEVMSSPMGALILPMIQNLETTLKVGAVPQVPQFRPAMAQPLQPVTTAKSEAPSKSEDPKTTKNAVPAAVNPAGEQQKSVVNGVVGDPLGNARSKVQEEISNEFAAIMATGSLRASEAAALATRRVMQRYGNTSSAMPQS; encoded by the exons ATGTATCTGCAGGAAATTAGCCCTCGGTATACAGCTGAAACATATAGCTTGCTCACACACAATTGCAACAACTTCAGCAACGAGGTTGCTCAGTTTTTGGTGGGTACAACCATTCCAGACTACATTCTGCAGCTTCCTAATGAAGTTATGAGTAGTCCAATGGGCGCTCTTATAC TGCCCATGATACAAAATCTGGAGACAACATTGAAAGTTGGTGCTGTCCCTCAAGTTCCACAATTTAGACCTGCAATGGCCCAGCCTTTGCAACCCGTGACCACTGCAAAATCTGAAGCACCAAGCAAGTCTGAGGATCCAAAGACAACGAAAAATGCAGTCCCAGCTGCTGTCAATCCTGCAGGAGAACAACAGAAATCAGTAGTCAATGGGGTTGTAGGAGACCCTCTCGGGAATGCTCGGAGCAAGGTGCAGGAGGAGATCAGCAATGAATTTGCTGCAATCATGGCTACTGGGTCATTGCGTGCAAGTGAGGCTGCAGCTCTTGCAACAAGAAGAGTTATGCAGAGATATGGGAATACAAGTTCTGCAATGCCACAGAGttaa